attttagaaCAATGAAAACTTAGATCATTGAATCGAGTATCTATaaatatcagattgagctgattttttgcgtgtacctttaaaaaatattttaaatttaataaacaaTTCAGGTCAATTGTATAGGACCCGTAATAGGTCCCATAttaaaatatgtgcacaaatcTTGTCTGCGTGGACAGACTTTCTGAACCAGACAGATATGGAGGAGACCAGAAAGTGATGTGCTAGTCCGGGACCATCAATCCCCTAAAATGGCTGGTCCATTTGCCTTGGCCCAAGTTGCCACGGACCCAAAATCAATAATATTGGGGGCCACCATCCCAACCCCTAGCTAGCGAGAAAATTTTGGGTGCCGGATAGGTATCACGTCTCCTAGTTGATGTGGTACCCAAGCAACACATCctagccgtccaaaagtgtattgaacaGCCCTGATTGAATCACAcactctcctctcaccccaacactctcTTGTTTTTGtctcctatttctttctctttcttgtttCTCCTCCCCAAACGGTGTGGTGCATTCAAAGTACAACGAAAGGGCAAGCACCCAAGGTTCCGTCAACCACTACCGTCTCATAAATGTCCACACCATTCACTACCCTGTTGTGGTCATCCGTTTCAAAGAAGTGGTTGAATGTTACTCCTAGAATTTATGGAAACAATTAATGATAGCGACACGAAGTTCTCGTCAATCTCACCTTCCCCAATTGCGACATGCTGCTGAAATACCCAAAATATCTCCATACtaggatccaaaaaaaaaacgaaaatgtaaacaaaaaaagatagaggaaaaaatcataaaagtCTGGGAAAGCAGTTTCGGCAATACGGAAAATGCATGAATAGATTGATTTTGCCCCTCAACAATGTCGACGTGTATCAAAGTTACTACATACGTTCGCAAGTAAACAACCAACCAAATCATTATGACGCTTCAATATCGTTATGGGGAAAACCTATAGTTCGCATAATGCAATGTTGGAGTTTTGCTACTCCTGTATCAACCAATTGAATTAATGCCGAGTGAAGTTCACTACGGGGCATGTACAATTATGAAAATTCATATATCTAATGTATGATGCATCGACACGCACATACACACATACCACATAATCTACCTGTGGTTTtaaaaatgtgcggatagaatCTCTGCTGTAAtgtgtttttcatccatattaacgaaCATAACATTAAAAGCCCGATATACTCTTATcatgtcccttgattcttcttcttttttaaatctaatcaCATcatcccctataccaaaaattgaatctaaaccgttgatattataaattttgacgagtactacatctatgccaatattcaagtcaatcaaaaaatgaaaaactcatGGTCAAATCGATTtcgttatgaaattaaaatttcaaatttgaatttactaaaaattagtaGATCACTAGGTTATTGATACCTGATCAAGATGactttttttacagagatactctattctttatttaatacattatgaacgactcagattacattctagaggcgtgtgagatacatctccgttaatatggatggaaaacatgacggctgAGGGTCTATCTGCACATTTTTTAAAACCACaagtaggttatgtggtcagttttgaaccataaaGGGGGTATCCGTACATGACAATAACCAGAGCAGGTGAAAGTGGACTTTACCCTTTTTTCTTTCAGTACTTGCTACTATTAATTAAACAACGAACCTTACAATTTTTCACAAGCAAAATGTATATGATACTAGTATATCTTTCCAAGTTATTGAGCCGAAATCTAGCTCGATAGAGAATTAATACTAGTATATCTTTCCAAGATATTGAGCCGAAATCTAACTCGATAGAGAATTATTACAGTAATTAAGTTTGTGTCGAAGATAACTCATGTGACGTAGACGGTAGTACCATACAAGCACAATTACCAACCAAATGAAGAAGCAAACAGGCAAGAGGCCAGTTTGCACTTTGAATTATTCTTGACCAAATGCACGATCTTGCCTGCCTCAGGACGAATAGAAAACTTACTGGCTGGGGGAATGATGCAACTACAACTAATTTTGGATTCGTCATGCACCACGTCCATCGCTTAAAAGATGAATTTGACATTTTCAGAAGCACCATGAATAACAGCCTcattaattttcaaaagattAAGGCTGACATATGGATTGATACAATCGGTCATCAACAGTCACAAAATTAAATCATAACAAGACAGACAGACATAAACAGCTAACCCAAGCTCCATGTAGCAATAATCTCCTTGTAACTGTTGTAAATAGCGAGTAATATTCCCTTCCAACTGCTCTGACATGCTGGGGCCTGCAAATGCAAAACGTGTTCTGCGTCTCCAAATTTATTCCCTTTTATTTCTACAAACTCAACTTGGTTGTAGACGTTTATTGCAAACTAAACTCCCTTGTGATGTATGCCACATGGCCCTCTGAATCGATCTATAGCTTAAGTGCTTCTTACTTTTCAGGGCCTATTTCCTGAATTTGCTTATCTCATATATTAACCATCTTCAACTAGAACTTGCTCCATTAAGTGTCACGCGGTATTCATGACCTGATCATTGTGTATATTATCTTCATAACACTTAAAAACCAAGGAATTGTAAGGAATATTCCCTAGATATTCCTTGAGGATATGTTTGTAAAATGCATCAGACCCTGAAAAATCTCGACAACTATGAAAGATGAGAGTTTTTGCTGAATGATAGAGTACGGTCAATCTGGTAAACCATTGTTACATTGCAATTGGCCGGTTtctcaaccattcatttttttttgcatttggacTTGATTAACTTTTACTTTCTTGTTGACCATGAGCCTGAACCTGCTCACCATGTTGCACTCAAGCATTTGCTTTTCATAGAAATGTCAAAAATCGGTGTTTTCACATAAATGTCAAAAAACGTTGTAAACACTATAGCTATATATGAACTGGAgtatatttttctattaatGTAGAAATTAATACAAGTGATTCGGCCCCTTTAGATTAGCGTAAATCCTACATCCGCTACTGGTTCACATATTGATTATTGTATACTCTAACTGGTCTCAAACTAAAATCACGTAGCGAAATGATTATCTCCTTTACTATGGAGGAACATATAGATTCCATAAAGCAAAGACACAATAACAACTGACAcccaaaaaatttttttttctaaccgAAGAAGTAGTAACCAATATATTCTATATTTCAAGAGTCCCAAATAGGGCCAAAGGCAGGAATTCCAGCAGCTTTGCATGCATTGACAACATCCCTACTTCCTTCTGGATTACTAGTAACGATCACAGCCTCAGCTCCCCAATTTCTCGCAGTATCCACGGTCATTTGTGAGATGTTGGGGCGTCCGAGCACCGCCGTGTCATGAACAATCACCTTTTCTTTCGGGTGCCCACTCACCCACTCTTTGATCTCTTTACCAAAATTTTGCTCAATCCCTTTTGCCACCCAAAGCAAGCAAATGTTAGCCGCACGAGGCTGCAAAATTAACGACAAAAAGACGCAAATACCCGAGCCAGTAGCCACCACCAAAACCCTATCGTACAAGTTTGCTAGATAAGGAAGTCCAGCAAAATGAACAGTTCTAACCCAAAGGTGACTCGGTGGGTTCGAGACCAAGGACCTTGTGAAATCACCCACCGCACCAGCCAACATCATGTGCTCTTTCTTCCCATCTGAAATGATTCCGAAAGCGTGCCATTCTGAAAAGGGTGATGGGCTGATTCTACCCAATATACCAGGTCTTACACCACCTTCAAATTTGATGATCGAGGCGTGGGTGGAGGGAGCGGAGACATTAACCTTGACTCGTCTCACTGTGATCCATGGAAGGATTATGAATACTGTAATCACTGTAGTCAACcaaaattcttgacttttgATAAGTTTTGAACAAAGGTTGCCATTATACGATTTGGTTTTCGGATCATAAGAGATTGTAAGGAGGATAAAGACCCAAAGGAGACCAAGAGCGGTCCACCCGGCAAAACGGTGGGTCCTTTCAAAGATGTTGTGGTGCAGGTGACGGACTAAAGGGAATGCTGCCAGAGAAGAGAGAcagaggagaaagagaatggtAGATGCAACTGCAATGATCTCAGTGGAAGTGTTTTCTCTGTCTCTAAGAGTGAGACCTAAAGCGTAAATGAGCCAGGCGATGGAGGAGACACCGCACCCGCTGTGGATCCCCCCAAGGGACTGGAGGAGAGATGTGATGGCAGTCTTGACGCGGAGTGGGACACACGACCGGCCGAAAACTTTCACTGTGATATAGAAAACAACCCTCAAACACGCCTCGCTCCGGC
The sequence above is a segment of the Rhododendron vialii isolate Sample 1 chromosome 13a, ASM3025357v1 genome. Coding sequences within it:
- the LOC131314436 gene encoding adenylate-forming reductase 03009-like, whose product is MENLANFKKFSSFKFATPTSPKAAHRTSGRTRNWFQWESPSMIPRSFHGTQSPSRASHVSSHFCDLELEGEDDEDFSRGTKCMEDGHIQQELNQVSISKLPLVESKGEQDQKPKESRDARLSVILLDQGLFTVYKRLFVTCLALNITFLLLSATGKFQYATDKAALFSIGNILALTLCRSEACLRVVFYITVKVFGRSCVPLRVKTAITSLLQSLGGIHSGCGVSSIAWLIYALGLTLRDRENTSTEIIAVASTILFLLCLSSLAAFPLVRHLHHNIFERTHRFAGWTALGLLWVFILLTISYDPKTKSYNGNLCSKLIKSQEFWLTTVITVFIILPWITVRRVKVNVSAPSTHASIIKFEGGVRPGILGRISPSPFSEWHAFGIISDGKKEHMMLAGAVGDFTRSLVSNPPSHLWVRTVHFAGLPYLANLYDRVLVVATGSGICVFLSLILQPRAANICLLWVAKGIEQNFGKEIKEWVSGHPKEKVIVHDTAVLGRPNISQMTVDTARNWGAEAVIVTSNPEGSRDVVNACKAAGIPAFGPIWDS